The following coding sequences lie in one Heyndrickxia oleronia genomic window:
- a CDS encoding valine--tRNA ligase produces the protein METNELQMSTKYDPNAIEKDRYEWWLKGKFFEAADDPNKEPYTIVIPPPNVTGKLHLGHAWDTTLQDILTRMKRMQGYDVLWLPGMDHAGIATQAKVEAKLRENGISKYDLGREKFVEETWKWKEEYAAFIRKQWAKIGLGLDYSRERFTLDEGLSDAVKKVFVTLYKKGLIYRGEYIINWDPATKTALSDIEVIYKDIQGAFYHMRYPLADGSGHIEIATTRPETMLGDTAVAVHPNDDRYKHLIGKTVILPITGREIPIVGDDYVDMEFGSGAVKITPAHDPNDFEIGNRHNLERILVMNEDGTMNDKAGKYEGMDRFECRKQIVKDLQAENVLFKIEDHMHSVGHSERSGAVVEPYLSTQWFVKMQPLADAAVELQKSESKVHFVPERFENTYLRWMENIRDWCISRQLWWGHRIPAWYHKETGEIYVDTKPPTDIDNWEQDSDVLDTWFSSALWPFSTMGWPDTEAKDFLRYYPTNALVTGYDIIFFWVARMIFQAKEFTGEIPFKDVLIHGLVRDEQGRKMSKSLGNGVDPMDVIDKYGADSLRYFLSTGSSPGQDLRFSMEKVESIWNFANKIWNASRFALMNMNGLTFDEIDLNGEKSVADKWILTRLNETIETVTKLADKYEFGEVGRALYNFIWDDFCDWYIEMAKLPLYGEDETAKKTTRSILAYVLDNTMRLLHPFMPFITEEIWQNLPHQGESITVANWPTKNNDLHDEAAAGEMKLLVEIIRSVRNIRAEVNTPLSKKIKLLLKAKDEQVLSILTKNQSYIERFCNPEELIIDIEMDTPAKAMTAVVTGVELFLPLEGLINIDEEIARLEKELDKWSKEVDRVQKKLGNEKFTSKAPAQVVEEERAKEKDYLEKQAAVKARIEELKQN, from the coding sequence ATGGAAACAAATGAATTACAAATGTCAACCAAATATGATCCGAATGCCATAGAAAAGGACCGCTATGAATGGTGGCTAAAAGGAAAATTCTTTGAGGCAGCAGACGATCCAAATAAGGAACCGTATACAATCGTTATTCCACCTCCAAATGTGACGGGGAAATTGCATCTTGGTCATGCATGGGATACAACATTACAAGATATCCTAACAAGAATGAAGAGAATGCAGGGCTATGATGTATTATGGCTACCAGGAATGGATCACGCAGGAATCGCTACACAAGCTAAAGTTGAGGCGAAATTAAGAGAAAATGGTATATCAAAGTATGATCTCGGAAGAGAAAAATTTGTAGAAGAAACTTGGAAATGGAAAGAGGAGTATGCAGCTTTTATTCGCAAGCAATGGGCTAAGATTGGGTTAGGTTTAGATTATTCCCGCGAAAGATTTACTCTAGATGAAGGATTATCAGATGCAGTTAAAAAGGTGTTTGTTACTCTTTATAAAAAGGGACTTATTTATCGTGGGGAGTATATTATTAACTGGGACCCTGCAACCAAAACAGCATTATCTGATATTGAAGTAATATATAAAGATATACAGGGTGCTTTTTATCATATGCGTTATCCATTAGCAGATGGTTCAGGGCATATTGAGATTGCAACAACACGTCCGGAAACCATGCTAGGAGATACAGCTGTAGCTGTTCATCCGAATGATGATCGTTATAAACATTTAATCGGAAAAACGGTTATTTTACCAATAACAGGCCGTGAAATACCGATTGTTGGTGATGATTATGTAGATATGGAATTTGGTTCAGGTGCAGTTAAGATCACTCCAGCACATGATCCTAATGACTTTGAAATTGGAAACCGCCATAATTTAGAACGTATATTAGTTATGAATGAAGACGGAACCATGAATGATAAAGCAGGTAAATATGAAGGCATGGACCGTTTTGAATGTCGTAAACAAATCGTTAAAGATTTACAGGCAGAAAATGTACTCTTTAAAATAGAAGATCATATGCATTCTGTTGGACATTCTGAACGTAGTGGTGCTGTTGTTGAACCATATTTGTCAACACAATGGTTCGTTAAGATGCAGCCATTAGCAGACGCAGCAGTTGAATTACAAAAATCCGAATCAAAAGTTCACTTTGTACCTGAAAGATTTGAAAATACGTATTTACGATGGATGGAAAACATTCGTGATTGGTGTATTTCGCGCCAGCTTTGGTGGGGTCATCGAATTCCAGCTTGGTATCATAAGGAAACAGGTGAAATCTATGTTGATACAAAACCACCTACTGATATTGATAACTGGGAGCAAGATTCAGATGTATTAGATACATGGTTTAGTTCAGCACTGTGGCCATTCTCAACTATGGGTTGGCCCGATACTGAGGCAAAAGATTTTCTACGTTATTACCCAACGAATGCATTAGTAACTGGTTACGATATTATTTTCTTCTGGGTAGCTAGAATGATTTTTCAAGCGAAAGAATTTACTGGCGAAATACCATTTAAAGATGTATTAATTCATGGTCTTGTTCGTGATGAACAAGGTCGAAAGATGAGTAAATCTCTTGGAAATGGCGTTGATCCAATGGATGTTATCGATAAATATGGGGCAGATTCACTGCGTTATTTCTTATCGACAGGCAGCTCACCAGGTCAAGATTTAAGGTTCAGTATGGAAAAGGTTGAATCCATTTGGAATTTTGCCAATAAAATTTGGAATGCCTCACGCTTTGCCTTAATGAATATGAATGGATTAACTTTTGATGAAATTGATTTAAATGGTGAAAAATCAGTTGCAGATAAATGGATTTTAACTCGTTTAAATGAAACCATCGAAACAGTAACTAAACTTGCCGATAAGTATGAGTTTGGGGAAGTGGGTCGAGCTTTATATAACTTCATTTGGGATGATTTCTGTGATTGGTATATTGAAATGGCTAAATTACCACTTTATGGGGAAGACGAGACTGCTAAGAAAACAACTCGTTCTATTTTAGCGTATGTTTTAGATAACACGATGCGTCTTTTACATCCATTTATGCCATTTATTACAGAAGAAATTTGGCAAAATCTACCTCATCAAGGTGAATCGATTACGGTAGCAAATTGGCCTACGAAAAACAATGATTTACATGATGAGGCCGCAGCGGGTGAAATGAAATTATTAGTTGAAATCATTCGTTCGGTACGTAATATTCGTGCAGAAGTAAATACACCATTAAGTAAAAAGATTAAACTATTACTTAAGGCAAAGGATGAACAAGTACTAAGCATTTTAACAAAGAATCAGTCCTATATTGAACGTTTCTGTAATCCGGAAGAATTAATCATTGATATTGAAATGGATACACCAGCAAAAGCGATGACTGCTGTTGTAACAGGAGTTGAACTATTCCTTCCTCTGGAAGGTTTGATTAATATTGATGAAGAAATAGCACGTTTGGAAAAAGAATTAGATAAATGGTCTAAAGAAGTAGATAGAGTACAAAAGAAACTAGGTAATGAAAAATTCACAAGCAAAGCTCCAGCTCAGGTCGTTGAAGAGGAACGAGCAAAGGAAAAAGATTATTTAGAAAAACAAGCAGCGGTTAAAGCAAGAATAGAAGAATTAAAGCAAAATTAA
- a CDS encoding bifunctional folylpolyglutamate synthase/dihydrofolate synthase has product MKTYDEAIHWINSRLRFGIKPGLERMQWIMEKLGSPEKKLKVIHIGGTNGKGSTVTYLRSILNEAGYKVGTFTSPYIETFNERISVNGAPIKDEEIIQLVNVIKPLVEEIETTELGTMTEFEVITVMAIYYFANMNPMDINIFEVGLGGRLDSTNILVPIMSIITNIGMDHMNILGNTVEEIATEKAGIIKKDTPIITGAKQEEALNVFIEKSKLLGAKLLVGGKDFAIDEVKTLKKGEQFSYHSAVSFYKNIEISMLGYHQVENASLAITAADFLKIPEHVIREGLKKAFWPGRMEMVSEKPVVILDGAHNPEGVLSLVQTIEEHFPNKRRHIVFAALRDKELKPMLKTLASIDSKIYFTQFDSPRITEAEEFLSIYPIPNAKVNSNWRELIENVYMTLTRDEVLIISGSLYFISEVKPYLRTIIKENNYKD; this is encoded by the coding sequence ATGAAAACGTATGATGAAGCCATTCATTGGATTAATTCAAGATTAAGATTTGGTATTAAACCTGGTTTAGAACGAATGCAATGGATAATGGAAAAATTAGGATCTCCTGAAAAAAAATTAAAGGTCATCCATATTGGAGGAACAAACGGAAAAGGCTCGACGGTTACTTATCTTCGTTCGATCTTAAATGAAGCAGGCTATAAGGTAGGAACATTTACTTCACCTTACATTGAAACGTTTAACGAGCGTATAAGTGTAAATGGTGCCCCAATAAAGGATGAAGAGATTATTCAGCTAGTGAACGTCATCAAACCTTTAGTCGAAGAGATTGAAACAACAGAACTAGGAACAATGACAGAATTTGAAGTGATTACCGTGATGGCTATATATTACTTTGCTAATATGAATCCAATGGATATTAACATCTTTGAAGTAGGACTTGGTGGTAGATTAGACTCAACCAATATACTAGTTCCAATCATGAGTATTATTACAAATATTGGAATGGATCATATGAATATTCTTGGTAATACGGTTGAGGAAATTGCTACTGAAAAAGCAGGAATCATAAAAAAAGATACACCAATAATAACTGGGGCGAAGCAGGAAGAGGCTTTAAATGTCTTTATTGAAAAGTCAAAACTGTTAGGAGCCAAGCTCTTGGTAGGTGGGAAAGATTTCGCGATAGATGAAGTGAAAACATTGAAAAAAGGTGAACAATTTTCCTACCATTCAGCTGTATCATTTTATAAAAATATCGAAATTTCAATGCTTGGATATCACCAGGTTGAAAACGCGTCATTAGCAATCACTGCAGCTGATTTTTTGAAAATACCTGAACATGTAATAAGAGAAGGGTTAAAAAAAGCGTTTTGGCCGGGAAGAATGGAGATGGTCAGTGAAAAGCCTGTGGTAATCCTGGATGGCGCTCATAATCCAGAAGGAGTATTATCACTTGTCCAGACCATAGAGGAACATTTCCCGAATAAAAGAAGACATATCGTCTTTGCTGCCCTACGTGATAAAGAGTTAAAGCCTATGTTAAAAACATTAGCAAGTATTGATTCGAAAATATATTTTACCCAATTCGACTCACCGAGAATAACAGAAGCGGAGGAATTTTTGTCAATATATCCTATTCCTAATGCTAAGGTAAATAGTAATTGGCGCGAATTAATTGAAAATGTCTATATGACTTTAACGCGTGATGAGGTACTAATCATTTCAGGTTCATTATACTTTATTAGTGAAGTGAAACCCTACTTAAGAACAATCATTAAAGAAAATAACTACAAGGATTAA
- a CDS encoding sensor domain-containing diguanylate cyclase, giving the protein MSNQAIKPTKLLIISWLLILPAGIYIAYRFFPSVPMNPLLILVFLVLVGVVAYFPIIINDTPIFLVQWVTLVAFLLHGLIYEIIFMQFSILMLMFSLKIGKDDSYRYFINSIMFFVISLFSGAVFYALGGKVGYFSIQELIIPLFVYQIVLFILNQILLYWSKIMLKKKAKLFAKDMIWDFCTLVMILPLGLALYYLFEEISYVAFLLIGIPFLSFGYVLRMYNSSERINDYLQRAAEIGHQLTERLQVNEVLDVFIQKISQMLPVDYAYILDVKNDKLVLLRGVEKGEQQLNSIPPIEKNEGISGMVWGTRKAVFYHEKSEWEKDAKGYMPKGAESIICVPIFREKKVEGILFLASTRKKQYEKYQTSMLDILCSYFGVAISNARHYEKTKNISEHCSLTKLYNYRYFDDLLTREFELLKKGDRKELSIIMLDIDYFKKINDTYGHQSGNEILVQMAKRIRSLIGNRGTVARYGGEEFVILLPDTNKKSALRLAEIVRLTIANRPFSTQNFLDFDEKYESVDITVSIGVASAPNDADDALALIRHADRALYIGAKREGKNRVAEYVK; this is encoded by the coding sequence ATGAGTAATCAAGCTATTAAACCAACTAAGCTTCTAATCATCTCATGGTTGCTAATTTTACCTGCTGGTATATATATAGCTTACCGTTTTTTCCCCTCTGTACCCATGAACCCACTTTTAATTTTAGTCTTTTTAGTTTTAGTAGGCGTAGTTGCCTATTTCCCCATCATTATTAATGATACTCCGATATTTTTAGTACAATGGGTAACGTTAGTAGCCTTTCTTTTACATGGTTTAATATATGAGATTATTTTTATGCAATTTTCCATCCTTATGCTGATGTTTTCATTAAAGATAGGAAAAGATGATAGTTATCGTTATTTTATTAATTCAATCATGTTTTTTGTTATTTCACTTTTTAGTGGAGCTGTATTTTATGCACTTGGAGGCAAAGTTGGGTATTTTTCCATTCAAGAATTAATTATTCCATTATTTGTATATCAAATTGTTCTTTTTATCTTAAATCAAATCCTTTTATACTGGTCGAAAATAATGTTAAAAAAGAAAGCAAAATTATTTGCTAAAGATATGATTTGGGATTTCTGTACATTAGTTATGATTCTTCCCCTTGGTCTTGCATTATATTATTTATTTGAAGAGATTAGCTATGTTGCATTTCTTTTAATTGGGATCCCCTTCCTTAGTTTTGGTTATGTGTTAAGAATGTATAATTCATCAGAAAGAATTAATGATTATCTACAGCGCGCCGCAGAAATAGGACATCAATTGACAGAGAGATTGCAGGTTAATGAAGTACTAGATGTATTTATTCAAAAAATATCGCAAATGTTACCGGTAGATTATGCCTATATTTTAGACGTAAAAAACGATAAACTTGTTCTTCTTAGAGGAGTAGAAAAAGGAGAGCAACAATTAAATAGTATTCCACCAATTGAAAAGAATGAAGGGATTAGTGGAATGGTATGGGGAACAAGAAAAGCCGTTTTCTACCATGAAAAATCTGAATGGGAGAAGGATGCAAAAGGATATATGCCTAAAGGTGCTGAAAGTATTATTTGTGTTCCTATTTTTAGAGAAAAAAAAGTAGAGGGTATATTATTTTTAGCGTCTACACGAAAGAAACAATATGAAAAATATCAAACGTCAATGTTAGATATTTTATGTTCTTATTTTGGCGTGGCGATATCAAATGCTAGACATTATGAAAAAACAAAAAATATAAGTGAACATTGTTCATTAACAAAATTATATAATTATCGATATTTTGATGATCTTCTTACGCGTGAATTTGAATTACTGAAAAAAGGTGACCGAAAAGAATTATCTATCATCATGTTAGATATAGATTATTTTAAGAAGATTAATGATACATATGGCCATCAAAGCGGAAATGAGATCCTTGTTCAAATGGCAAAAAGAATTCGTAGTTTAATAGGAAATAGAGGAACTGTAGCTAGGTATGGAGGAGAAGAATTTGTTATTCTTCTACCAGATACAAATAAGAAATCAGCATTACGGTTAGCGGAAATCGTTCGTTTAACTATTGCTAATCGCCCATTTAGTACACAAAATTTTTTAGACTTTGATGAAAAATATGAAAGTGTGGATATAACTGTCAGTATTGGAGTAGCTTCAGCACCAAATGATGCAGATGATGCCCTTGCTCTAATTCGCCATGCAGATCGAGCCTTATATATTGGAGCCAAGCGTGAGGGGAAAAATCGTGTAGCGGAATACGTGAAGTAA